Genomic DNA from Magnolia sinica isolate HGM2019 chromosome 4, MsV1, whole genome shotgun sequence:
ATGGCGAACGGAGTAGAATCGCAGCAGAAGATCGACTACGTTTTCAAGGTGGTGCTGATAGGAGACTCGGCCGTGGGGAAATCTCAGATCCTGTCCAGATTCGCGCGGAACGAGTTCAGCTTGGATTCAAAGGCCACGATCGGGGTCGAGTTCCAGACTCGGACGCTCGTCATCCAGCACAAGAGCGTCAAGGCCCAGATCTGGGACACCGCCGGACAAGAACGGTATCTTTCCTATCTTTCTTTACAAACCCTTGACTCTCATCTACCGTCTCTTGATTCAAGTGCCATAACACATAAATATCacccacccaccccccccccccccccgctttACCCGTGGCAGTTCGATGGtgaatcgggaccgtccatccaATGGCCACTGTCGTGGATGGCCCATTGTTCTGAAACCATGCCGATCGCAGAATCCTAGATTTCACTTACACTCACTTCGTCTCGATGAATGTCAACCGTTAATAAACTTGGGTTGGTTCCTTCCGTTTGAAGGTCACCATTTGGATGTGGGAtcactcagtttttttttttttttttttcctgtttttttcttctcctttatttatttacttatacaTTTGATGATCGTGAGTCTGGAATCTGAATTAGGGAAGCGGATGTCGTGGTAAACCCAACACCACCAATATCCCTGGTGACcggattctgtggggcccaccatgatgtatgtgttttatccacgctgtccatccgtttcaccagctcattttaggataggaatcctaaattgaagcatatctgaagctcagatggaccacaccacaggaaacagtggggatcgaagccctaccattgaaaacttcctgggggcgacaagttttggatctagctgatatttgtattttcccttcatccaggtctgtgtgaccttaggggtcgtttggatggtggtaaatggtttacattgtaaatgatttactagtaaatcacttAAAGCTATAAATGATTTGCAGCAtgtctgtttggctttaagttgtaaatcatttacagtttttggatagcctgtaaatggtaaatgaaaTCTGCCTTATAGGCTTTCATTCAAAAAAATAGAGCCGTTGCCATCTCCTCACTTACTAGTAAATGAAAACTCACATTTTTGCTGGTAAATGAGAAGGGGGATTTGcgagtaaatcatttacaagtagtaaatgatttactagcaaattaGAGTAACTAAacacaagtagtaaatgatttgctagtaaatcatttactattTGCCCCATTCACCACcgtccaaacgaccccttatgaacaggttggatggcaaataaacattacagtgggccctaggaaggtttcaatggtagacattattATCCCCAATGTTACacgtggtgcagtccacttgagctttggatatgcttcaattttaggctcattccccaaaatgagctggcaaaacggattaatggtatggataaaacacatacatcacgatgggccctacaaaatccGATCACCAGGGATAACCGTGGTTTTGGGGTCACCACATAATCTGCTTCCCTGAACTAGTGTCAATTTGGCGTAGGATGATGGATGAGAAAGAAGCAAGGAAGAGGCGAAGCACAGATTTTTGCACGTACAACACAAGTAGAAGGCTTGATTCATTTTGTAGGGTTTTCTCCCTCTTTGAGAGAATGCTTCTCCCTAAATTTGCACCATTTTTTTTCCAGTCTCCATGCCATGTGGCATCTACAAGGATGCACATGCCCACATGCATGCACAAAAATATTAACTCGAATATTTTAAGTTAAGAAAGGAATCCTAAAATACAACATATATGGAGATAAATTTCTATTCCTTCTATTCTCTTATGCCCATCTCTCTCTTAATGTAATATCTTTACTAAGTAAAGACTCCAAAGAGTCAAGCTAACAAAGAGTTAAGCAAAACTCAACATGTGTGGCCCGCATTTTTATCAAACATTTCTTGCGATCCTTCCAACTTGCACTAAGTTGCCAATCTTCTGCTATGTTGCATTTATGGTGggtttttttttagttttatcAAGCTAAAGATGATAATTTAGGGATACATGAGAATTTGCTCTTGAAATTGTTACACCATTGCTAGTGGCTGCTTGGTATGTGTTTTGATACTCCTCTGATCTTGATTTCCATCGAATCTTATCTTAGATAGCTGCTCATGTGAAGGCAAGAATGAAAAATGACCTACCTGGTTCCTTACATTTATGAATTTCAACATCTGTTTATGCAAGTTCTTAACTGTTCGAGATGCAGATTCTTTTGTCGAATGCTGAGCACTTCGAGAAGTTATTAGGTCAGCTTTTGGTAGATTTGGTATCAGTAGAATTGTGTGAATAGGAAAGATATTTCCAATGTTGATAGCTGGAACCCATTCTGCTGACTGTTTCAACCTAGACGACACAACAAGCAGCTTCATCTGTTTTTGTTGATGCCAGATTTAAGCTTACCAGATCACAGCATATAGAAATATAATTTTCTATTCAATCTTCCTTCTCGCACACAGCCACTTGCGTATATAGTACGCGAGCTACGCAAGcccaaatttttttttctcaattacgaatcaaattcataatTGCAGGTGGGAACCGAGTGAACTCCTTAACGCTCATGCATTAGAGCTCATCATCTTAAGTTTTTCTCTAGTAACATTAATACTTGGCTTAAGCATGAAAATAGGGCTCCCCCCGAGGGCGGGTTACCAGCTCTTTTCACCACTGGGATACTTGTATCGCGTCTTTCCCTTCAGTAGTTGCAATTAAAAATTAAGAATAGTTCTTTTAGGATGATGCTAACATTTGGTTCTTTCCATCATTTGCTTAAATTTGAGGTGAACTATTGATCACATTTATTATTTACCTAAATTGAAAGTACAAGTATTTGTGGCTAACTAACACAGGTTGTAATAGTTGGATTCTTGGGAGTTTAATCACAAAATCAAGAGATAGTACAGAGATAACAGTCTTTTGAGTAAGCAATTTTAAATTCACCTCCAATCTTGGGAAGCTCAAAGCTTTTACCCTTAGTTCTGTGCACATTGCCTGCCTAAGACAACTAGACCACCAAGAAATAGTTCAATTAGGAGGTCCCATTGATGAATGCGCCTTTGGCATCTAGGAACATAGGTGGCAAAAACCATTGCACCTCAGCATCTTAGAGCTTTCTTTTTCTAAAATACCTTGCCTGAAGATTTGGGTTGTGTCAGAAGGGAAAGAAACTAGAGTACTATCATGAGAACAGATTTACCTCTACAATTCTTCTAACATTTGGGACTCCTATAAATTAAGCGAGTGTGCCCTCCCTCGGGGAAGATGTAGAGTGTAGATTCATTTATGTAATAAACCCGACAAACGGCTTTCTAATCCGTATGAGCTGTTTAGTGGTTAAAATATAATTTCTCCATTGATGCTCTTGGGATTAGGTGAAACCATGGGTGGAATTAATGACAATTCAGGTAGAAGTGTAATGCAGGGAcgttttcacactgggctcgagtggggttgcttgtgggatgcaggggcacactcggggtgggcggcccctgtgaggtgggccccacccgtgtaaagcgggtggcttgtgtgaagcggtacccatgtgatttagggcccatgaggggggtttggccgaggtcctaacccatgagatgtggggcatgagttatgagataaagggattaattcgttatgctctaatagtttgagcttttagagcaaatggttaattgtcctgcatcaaattggtatcagagcaggaggtcctgtgttcgagactccttactgggggtgattaatgcagggacattttcacaccgaaAACGATGTGGATCCATACCTGGTCTGTGGCAAGGTTACCAGTATGTTGTACAATACTTCCTCCAATATGTGGTACACTAGGGGTAGGATCTTGTGGGAAGGCAGTTTTTTCAATCTTTAGCTTTCAACTGTTTTAAGACTACATACAGTTGTAATTGCACCTGTGCCACCTTAGTTTCTCTTGGTGATGTTTGGACTACATTATGAAACTCTACTTCCATTGCTTTCAGGATTTTGAGCagttcattaatgacttctataATGAGCAGATACAGAGCAGTCACAAGCGCATATTACAGGGGTGCAGTTGGAGCCTTGTTGGCATATGATATAACCAAGCGCCAGAGCTTCGATCACATCCCGCGGTGGCTGGAAGAACTGCGTAGCCATGCTGACAAGAACATAGTGATAATGCTGATTGGCAACAAAAGTGACCTTGAAGACCAGCGGGCTGTACCCGCTGAAGATGCGAAAGAATTCGCTGAGAAGGAAGGGCTCTTCTTTTTGGAAACATCAGCATTGGAAGCTACCAATGTCGAGGCCGCTTTCATGACCGTGTTGACCGAGATCTTCAACATTCTGAACAAGAAGAATCTGGTCGCAGGCGAGGATCAAGGAAAGAGCAATGGACCTCCACCCTCAGGAAAGAGGATTGTCATCCCTGGCCCTGCACAGGAGATCCCAGCAAAAAGCAGCATGTGCTGTAGATCTTGATCTGGCAAGTGTGCAGGTTGGTTCTCTGCATGGTTTCGTGGGTTCTTCGAGCTGGGCATTTGTACGTTTTGTATATCTTGATTgttttaggctgtgtttggatgcactatcgtaATGAATTGGAATGGTTTAGTTCAAGAAAGAGGAAGTAATCGATGATCAAtagcattcatattgagggaTTAGGTCCCAAATTGCAATTCCATGGCTCTATGAGAAAGGGTCCAAACTCATCAGATGTCATTTGGATTTGATTATTTCCTCTCTGGTGAAGATGAATTCATTTTGGttttgcatccaaacgcagccttgGTGTTGGTTTGAAGAAACAGATCAGTTATGTGTGCATTATAAAATATCAGTGGAGACCAGTAGTTGTTTTGAAGCTGCAGGGGGGGAATTCATTTTGGTTGTGTTTCAAATGTCTTCATTTCGAGAATTTTAGCATTCTATGAAATTTTCAACTCACTGAATAGCCTCCATTAATGGGGTTCACTGGCGTTCTATAACAATTCACAACTGCTCGCAGGCCCTTCCATGGATTTCTGTAATTAATCATAATAGCTTGTTGTTCTGTATCTAGCCATGCTTTGTGGAGCCACATGATGACCACCGTTGGATCTTGggcaatttgaatttgaaatctaaatcccGCCAAAATTCCCCTGAATTTGGGGTGGATGTCAAACTCGTTTGGATTGAAATTCTTCAAAATTCTACCTTTCAATGCCCTCATCATGGCTTTCCCATCCTCTCTATAAAGGTCATTCACGTGCTCCTCTCTATTCCTCATACAATCATTAGGCATGCAACATGATAGAAAACATTCAACCACCCAAGAAGAAATTAGTGGATCtataattttacttgaattatgAAGTTAGTGGTCCACGGTTCATTTTGGGGCCAAAGCTATGTTACAATAAATTCAGTACAATGATTAGATGTGTATGTCATATTTTAAGAGTATTTGAAACGAGTTATCTGATTAAATAATTATCCTGTTAATATATGAAGTATGATTCTTGAAATCAAACGTGTTGAAAATCTTTGCAAACACTTTCTGAGTTTCACAAGGTTGAATTTTCATGctcatcaccatcatcacctAAGCCTTATTCCAGCTAATTTGAGTGGAGTCAGTTACATAATTCGTTTTCTAGttcgagtgtggcccacctgatgagtgtattCACATTGACCTGACCGAATTGTAAGACTGGATCTTGCACACGTATTCCGCCATACTGCCATGTGTGCCCCTCTCCAATTCACTCTCTCCTGCTAATCCACGtagacaaagagagagaggatgtaaggcAGTTGGTGTTTCTGGGAGTTAATACGCTGGCTCACTGTGCtagttgatacacatgcactaggAAATTGTACGCATCATATATTTACTCAAATCAGAATCAGCTAAGTTGCCAAATCCATTGTCCGAAAGTCATAGGCCCAAAATGCGATCAGCTGAACAATTCTAACCACTGATTTCTTATACTATTTGTTCAAAAGGCGTTCCCAGCAAGAGGCCAGTCTGGTCATTTACAAAAACTCACTCACTCAATCCAACTTCCGTACAGAAGGTATTTTAATGAAAACTAACTAAATTATTAAGTTAGTAAATAGGTAATACTttgtaaaaatttcaaaataaaaattaggtAGTAATttgtgaatttttcaaaaaataaaaataaaaataatagtatGATATTCGTGTAAATACTATCATAATGAGGTAGTgatttgtaaaattttcaaaaaagaaaagaaaaaaggagagggTTTCCTTGTAGAAAGTGATCAAGCCAACTTGCCACGCATGTGTGGCATCTGTTCCATGCAGATGGCTGCCATGGTGAGCATGACTTCCTACCAAAATAAATCATTCTTTTAGCTACTTTCATCACGGGCAAATGAGTGGTGGATTAGCAGAAAGTTGTGCCAATATAGAGCTGATAACATACTGAAATGTCAACTGTCAAGCGAGATGCGTAAGTTGCAATCTGTGCGAGTGAGATTGGGGAGGGGGTGTCCAtgaaagtggcccaccccaaaagtttggccaggaaggtgggccacacattcatgaGAAAAATTGGATGAGCTTCCATAACATTTCTTCATATTCCTTTTGATGCACTATTTTGCAACTTAAACCTAAGTCTAAAGCTAACTGaagcaagaaaaaaataaaataaaatcatgataTGAGCCCCTAAGAATGCAGCCAGCATGTAGTGTAGTGAAAAGAGCCTTGCTCATATAAATTGGCGAACCAGATTCCTATTGCAATGTGGATTGAAATATGAAATTGAACCCAAATTAAAACAAGAGCATTGTTCATATTGAACCCAAATTAGAGGAACTGTAAGAAAATTAaagttcttttcttgattttgaaggaatttggatctgcatctctcttcattttctttttatagaaATTAATGATATCATTAGTTAATATATCCTTAATTCATGGTTTTTATAGAAATTAATAGTGCATAAAACTAAAGTGGAGAGTGTTTTGATTTTAAAAGAATGCAATTTACTCTTGGGTATAATTATCTTTGTCACGTATGGTTATGAACGGAACTCCAGCCTGGTAGCAACACATCAGCCCCAGTTCCTACTAGGGTAAAGGAGCAGTTGATGTTAGGTAGGCCATCAAACCTTTACTAAGAAAAATCATTTTGAATAGCTGCTTTAAATCATTTTCAATAGTTGCGGCAAGGTTATGACGACGATGACTGTGAAGATAACAATTGATGGAATCATTACTTAATCTCCACAATGTTG
This window encodes:
- the LOC131242329 gene encoding ras-related protein Rab11A-like — encoded protein: MANGVESQQKIDYVFKVVLIGDSAVGKSQILSRFARNEFSLDSKATIGVEFQTRTLVIQHKSVKAQIWDTAGQERYRAVTSAYYRGAVGALLAYDITKRQSFDHIPRWLEELRSHADKNIVIMLIGNKSDLEDQRAVPAEDAKEFAEKEGLFFLETSALEATNVEAAFMTVLTEIFNILNKKNLVAGEDQGKSNGPPPSGKRIVIPGPAQEIPAKSSMCCRS